A single window of Vigna unguiculata cultivar IT97K-499-35 chromosome 1, ASM411807v1, whole genome shotgun sequence DNA harbors:
- the LOC114182545 gene encoding uncharacterized protein LOC114182545, with the protein MNDWAPPLIAAALFWLLSPGMIFQLPGKNAPFEFMNMKTTVASMFVHTVIYGLLLMLFFVVLSVHLYI; encoded by the coding sequence ATGAACGATTGGGCTCCTCCTCTCATAGCTGCAGCACTATTTTGGCTCTTGTCCCCAGGAATGATCTTTCAGTTGCCGGGGAAGAATGCACCCTTTGAGTTCATGAACATGAAGACCACTGTTGCATCCATGTTTGTGCACACTGTAATTTATGGTTTGCTTCTCATGTTGTTCTTCGTTGTTCTTAGTGTTCATCTGTATATTTAA